The following coding sequences are from one Augochlora pura isolate Apur16 chromosome 6, APUR_v2.2.1, whole genome shotgun sequence window:
- the LOC144471337 gene encoding uncharacterized protein LOC144471337 isoform X1 — protein sequence MSQESVTNDKQLPTPKDEGDEAIISMSVAGEVTDTSIMEVGRSRPQFQYSREELMAIKTLPLSKRRPDFLDISYNNSRGVWEPERWHSGRKRSDTPPKDERAGRGDQVAENHTKRRNGDPRERIRKEQDGIVLSPQRRSFNSGCFVNVICNQPSNRRPESPIGKTEVSHREPVRRIGSGRILTRDIWNFRPENEKLDPERTDFTFRSGATGGTNIRDREHRDTRDGKERETVRERDRERDNLRERDERNERYERRSFGRDYGDREKERDRDRGTERNDRNHQPDREKDRGRERRFSNDRRRTYSENRNDADEPEWFSSGPTSQHDTIELRGFEDIPEEKALTNSSNTKNKKQAPLQKKRGKKSSVEKDEKQTENSAGPKGRSTPTTMDQPMNVVAAPHSPISEQNESSSLNQKTNHESNESVITEPSCETTDNSNTTNRNQEDAHPDFNLDDFLKSDTFPGVPGLLTNGVGSNGGTCSRFSQWFKRESPVQQVDSRRTSIQDDILNNLLNDITEPNIQIPSVTESNTYFAPISPANTTTNTATSTTGVKLLEMLQRGNKPSQNGQGDATNSVVPLMKNTTIKDMEVGGKVVHSLEDLEARMRGGAPPPTSTMDQPRVNKTEDLSAFKKLLAQVTGGQAIPAANGPISQKQPVTLMQLLNSQLKTQPITSQQSVPEPVHSTFNHVGSLGPTQHQHQAQMQHENLMKVLQIQQQQKQQQQQQQHSDMLSIMMGGQRILGVSPVPSEMQMMLNNVPTSQELLQRPEAQAIIQGLQQGEITRQHLIQQLQNPAMQHRHREVLVNILKMYGGTTPRTVSPHPTAPTPQDHILQQMLYQQQQQRIPSPMNNAYCPPSIISPNLTASPSTLTVQHPVMQHRVPSPREIAMHAQTIMQNTLIKKKLEEQRENYRKRQDQQQQHQQHQQQQQQQQQAQQRASSPVNTSAKQTMSPTPLAFTPTSVLRKMTADKEPEGNSNDPSKLASQSQASQMQHMQSAVQLLTQISRHNALRPQSVQSTWSNSNIKQHSGRPIVKGGGSASTQFQYSGNSDFQQQQHRTVSGVYGNPVRSKHTMTANMPHHNVSQYSIAQNSMINQRSNTMNNQMKVQQAQSHLANMQHQPQQQPQRSLNSQMQTVLNQNYNSNRTDGRIMRSQQINMPVGRQTSPGLGYIGTNGGDLSPTSNQLARWFSPELLAQARAGKLPELVQTNVLSLEELERLQHASTTVHN from the exons ATGTCTCAGGAGTCTGTGACAAATGACAAGCAACTGCCAACACCGAAAGATGAAG GAGATGAAGCAATTATATCAATGTCGGTGGCTGGGGAGGTAACCGACACTTCGATTATGGAAGTTGGCCGTTCAAGACCTCAATTTCAGTATTCCCGG GAGGAGTTAATGGCGATAAAGACATTGCCACTGTCAAAAAGGAGACCTGATTTCTTAGATATTTCATATAACAA TTCGCGCGGTGTATGGGAACCTGAACGTTGGCATTCAGGTAGAAAGCGAAGCGATACACCTCCGAAAGATGAAAGAGCTGGTCGTGGCGATCAGGTGGCTGAAAACCATACGAAACGTCGTAACGGAGATCCTCGTGAACGAATCCGTAAGGAACAGGATGGTATTGTTCTAAGTCCTCAGCGTAGAAGTTTCAATTCCGGTTGCTTTGTTAATGTGATATGTAATCAACCTTCCAACCGACGTCCCGAGAGTCCAATAGGAAAAACAGAG GTTAGCCATAGGGAGCCTGTTCGACGAATTGGAAGCGGTAGGATCTTGACTCGCGACATTTGGAACTTTCGGCCGGAAAACGAGAAGCTGGATCCCGAACGTACGGATTTCACATTTCGATCTGGAGCAACCGGAGGTACGAATATTCGTGACCGTGAACATAGAGACACTCGTGAtggaaaggaaagagagacTGTGAGGGAAAGGGATCGAGAACGCGATAATTTGCGTGAGCGAGACGAAAGAAACGAACGTTACGAGCGAAGATCTTTTGGCCGCGACTATGgggatagagaaaaagaacgcGATCGGGATAGAGGTACCGAGAGGAATGATCGTAATCATCAACCAGATAGGGAGAAAGACCGTGGACGAGAACGACGATTTAGTAACGACCGTAGAAGAACTTACAGCGAAAATCGTAACGATGCGGACGAGCCAGAATGGTTCAGTTCCGGGCCGACTTCTCAGCACGATACCATCGAGCTGAGAGGTTTTGAAGATATTCCTGAAGAGAAGGCACTAACTAACAGCAGCAACACGAAGAACAAAAAGCAGGCTCCGTTGCAAAAGAAACGCGGGAAAAAGAGTTCTGTGGAAAAGGATGAAAAGCAGACCGAGAATTCAGCAGGCCCTAAAGGGCGTAGCACACCGACCACGATGGATCAACCTATGAACGTTGTAGCTGCACCGCATTCTCCCATTTCGGAACAGAATGAATCATCTTCGCTTAATCAGAAAACGAATCATGAATCTAATGAAAGCGTCATCACCGAGCCAAGCTGCGAAACGACCGATAATTCGAATACTACCAACCGAAATCAAGAAGACGCTCATCCCGATTTCAATCTCGACGACTTCCTAAAGTCTGACACGTTCCCCGGTGTTCCTGGACTCTTAACT AATGGAGTTGGTTCCAATGGAGGAACTTGTTCACGATTCAGCCAGTGGTTCAAGAGGGAAAGTCCAGTACAACAAGTCGACAGTCGCAGAACTTCTATTCAAGATGATATACTGAACAATCTACTGAACGATATTACCGAGCCAAATATTCAGATCCCATCGGTAACTGAATCTAATACGTACTTCGCTCCCATCTCACCTGCCAATACAACTACGAATACCGCCACATCTACCACCGGTGTAAAGTTATTGGAAATGTTACAACGTGGTAATAAACCAAGTCAGAACGGCCAAGGAGATGCAACTAATAGTGTAGTACCGTTAATGAAGAATACAACTATTAAAGATATGG AAGTTGGTGGGAAAGTTGTTCACAGTCTGGAGGATTTGGAAGCACGTATGCGAGGTGGTGCTCCTCCGCCTACATCTACAATGGATCAACCTCGTGTGAATAAGACTGAAGATCTCTCTGCTTTTAAGAAACTG CTTGCTCAAGTAACTGGAGGACAAGCTATACCAGCGGCAAATGGTCCTATTTCTCAAAAGCAACCAGTAACACTAATGCAA TTACTTAATTCGCAATTAAAAACCCAACCAATCACCTCTCAGCAATCAGTCCCGGAACCAGTTCACTCAACTTTTAATCATGTTGGTTCTCTCGGACCAACTCAGCATCAGCATCAGGCGCAAATGCAACACGAGAACTTGATGAAAGTGTTACAAATTCAGCAG CAACAaaaacagcaacagcagcaacaacaacattCTGACATGCTATCGATAATGATGGGCGGTCAACGAATACTGGGTGTTAGCCCTGTGCCATCGGAAATGCAGATGATGCTCAACAATGTTCCAACGAGTCAGGAACTTTTACAAAGGCCTGAAGCTCAAGCCATTATTCAAGGTCTTCAGCAAGGTGAAATAACTAGGCAGCACCTCATACAACAGTTGCAG AACCCAGCTATGCAACACCGCCATAGGGAAGTTTTAgtcaacattttaaaaatgtacggTGGCACTACTCCTCGTACTGTAAGTCCACATCCCACTGCTCCCACACCGCAAGACCACATCTTGCAACAGATGTTGTatcaacagcaacagcagaGAATTCCATCCCCCATGAATAATG CTTATTGTCCACCTTCGATAATATCTCCAAATTTGACCGCTAGTCCCAGCACATTAACAGTGCAGCATCCag tgaTGCAGCATAGAGTTCCCTCACCGCGGGAGATTGCTATGCATGCTCAGACCATAATGCAAAATACTCTAATTAAGAAAAAGTTGGAGGAGCAACGTGAGAATTACCGCAAGCGACAGGACCAACAGCAGCAGCATCAACAACatcaacagcagcaacaacagcaacagcaagCTCAACAGAGAGCCTCGAGTCCTGTTAACACATCGGCGAAGCAGACCATGAGCCCGACGCCGCTCGCTTTTACCCCGACATCGGTGTTACGTAAAATGACTGCTGATAAGGAACCCGAGG GTAATAGTAACGATCCATCGAAATTAGCAAGCCAGTCGCAAGCATCGCAAATGCAACATATGCAATCCGCTGTTCAGTTACTGACACAGATTTCCCGGCATAATGCGTTGCGGCCACAGTCTGTACAATCTACATGGTCAAACTCGAATATTAAACAACATTCAg GTCGACCAATAGTGAAAGGTGGTGGTAGTGCTAGTACCCAATTCCAGTACAGTGGAAACTCAGATTTTCAGCAACAACAACACAGAACGGTTTCGGGCGTTTATGGTAATCCTGTGCGTTCCAAGCATACAATGACTGCTAACATGCCCCATCACAATGTGTCGCAATACAGTATTGCTCAAAATTCAATGATAAATCAGAGGTCGAATACTATGAACAATCAAATGAAAGTACAGCAAGCCCAGTCACATCTTGCAAATATGCAACATCAACCACAACAGCAACCGCAACGGTCTCTTAACTCGCAAATGCAAACGGTTTTGAACCAAAACTACAATTCCAATCGTACAG ATGGACGAATAATGCGATcacaacaaataaatatgcCGGTAGGTCGACAAACGTCACCTGGATTAGGATATATTGGTACTAACGGTGGAGATCTTTCACCAACCTCGAATCAATTGGCGCGATGGTTCAGTCCAGAACTTCTTGCCCAAGCGCGAGCTGGTAAACTCCCGGAGCTTGTCCAGACAAATGTTTTGTCCTTGGAGGAATTAGAAAGACTTCAACATGCATCGACTACAGTGCATAACTAG
- the LOC144471337 gene encoding uncharacterized protein LOC144471337 isoform X2 translates to MSQESVTNDKQLPTPKDEGDEAIISMSVAGEVTDTSIMEVGRSRPQFQYSREELMAIKTLPLSKRRPDFLDISYNNSRGVWEPERWHSGRKRSDTPPKDERAGRGDQVAENHTKRRNGDPRERIRKEQDGIVLSPQRRSFNSGCFVNVICNQPSNRRPESPIGKTEVSHREPVRRIGSGRILTRDIWNFRPENEKLDPERTDFTFRSGATGGTNIRDREHRDTRDGKERETVRERDRERDNLRERDERNERYERRSFGRDYGDREKERDRDRGTERNDRNHQPDREKDRGRERRFSNDRRRTYSENRNDADEPEWFSSGPTSQHDTIELRGFEDIPEEKALTNSSNTKNKKQAPLQKKRGKKSSVEKDEKQTENSAGPKGRSTPTTMDQPMNVVAAPHSPISEQNESSSLNQKTNHESNESVITEPSCETTDNSNTTNRNQEDAHPDFNLDDFLKSDTFPGVPGLLTNGVGSNGGTCSRFSQWFKRESPVQQVDSRRTSIQDDILNNLLNDITEPNIQIPSVTESNTYFAPISPANTTTNTATSTTGVKLLEMLQRGNKPSQNGQGDATNSVVPLMKNTTIKDMVGGKVVHSLEDLEARMRGGAPPPTSTMDQPRVNKTEDLSAFKKLLAQVTGGQAIPAANGPISQKQPVTLMQLLNSQLKTQPITSQQSVPEPVHSTFNHVGSLGPTQHQHQAQMQHENLMKVLQIQQQQKQQQQQQQHSDMLSIMMGGQRILGVSPVPSEMQMMLNNVPTSQELLQRPEAQAIIQGLQQGEITRQHLIQQLQNPAMQHRHREVLVNILKMYGGTTPRTVSPHPTAPTPQDHILQQMLYQQQQQRIPSPMNNAYCPPSIISPNLTASPSTLTVQHPVMQHRVPSPREIAMHAQTIMQNTLIKKKLEEQRENYRKRQDQQQQHQQHQQQQQQQQQAQQRASSPVNTSAKQTMSPTPLAFTPTSVLRKMTADKEPEGNSNDPSKLASQSQASQMQHMQSAVQLLTQISRHNALRPQSVQSTWSNSNIKQHSGRPIVKGGGSASTQFQYSGNSDFQQQQHRTVSGVYGNPVRSKHTMTANMPHHNVSQYSIAQNSMINQRSNTMNNQMKVQQAQSHLANMQHQPQQQPQRSLNSQMQTVLNQNYNSNRTDGRIMRSQQINMPVGRQTSPGLGYIGTNGGDLSPTSNQLARWFSPELLAQARAGKLPELVQTNVLSLEELERLQHASTTVHN, encoded by the exons ATGTCTCAGGAGTCTGTGACAAATGACAAGCAACTGCCAACACCGAAAGATGAAG GAGATGAAGCAATTATATCAATGTCGGTGGCTGGGGAGGTAACCGACACTTCGATTATGGAAGTTGGCCGTTCAAGACCTCAATTTCAGTATTCCCGG GAGGAGTTAATGGCGATAAAGACATTGCCACTGTCAAAAAGGAGACCTGATTTCTTAGATATTTCATATAACAA TTCGCGCGGTGTATGGGAACCTGAACGTTGGCATTCAGGTAGAAAGCGAAGCGATACACCTCCGAAAGATGAAAGAGCTGGTCGTGGCGATCAGGTGGCTGAAAACCATACGAAACGTCGTAACGGAGATCCTCGTGAACGAATCCGTAAGGAACAGGATGGTATTGTTCTAAGTCCTCAGCGTAGAAGTTTCAATTCCGGTTGCTTTGTTAATGTGATATGTAATCAACCTTCCAACCGACGTCCCGAGAGTCCAATAGGAAAAACAGAG GTTAGCCATAGGGAGCCTGTTCGACGAATTGGAAGCGGTAGGATCTTGACTCGCGACATTTGGAACTTTCGGCCGGAAAACGAGAAGCTGGATCCCGAACGTACGGATTTCACATTTCGATCTGGAGCAACCGGAGGTACGAATATTCGTGACCGTGAACATAGAGACACTCGTGAtggaaaggaaagagagacTGTGAGGGAAAGGGATCGAGAACGCGATAATTTGCGTGAGCGAGACGAAAGAAACGAACGTTACGAGCGAAGATCTTTTGGCCGCGACTATGgggatagagaaaaagaacgcGATCGGGATAGAGGTACCGAGAGGAATGATCGTAATCATCAACCAGATAGGGAGAAAGACCGTGGACGAGAACGACGATTTAGTAACGACCGTAGAAGAACTTACAGCGAAAATCGTAACGATGCGGACGAGCCAGAATGGTTCAGTTCCGGGCCGACTTCTCAGCACGATACCATCGAGCTGAGAGGTTTTGAAGATATTCCTGAAGAGAAGGCACTAACTAACAGCAGCAACACGAAGAACAAAAAGCAGGCTCCGTTGCAAAAGAAACGCGGGAAAAAGAGTTCTGTGGAAAAGGATGAAAAGCAGACCGAGAATTCAGCAGGCCCTAAAGGGCGTAGCACACCGACCACGATGGATCAACCTATGAACGTTGTAGCTGCACCGCATTCTCCCATTTCGGAACAGAATGAATCATCTTCGCTTAATCAGAAAACGAATCATGAATCTAATGAAAGCGTCATCACCGAGCCAAGCTGCGAAACGACCGATAATTCGAATACTACCAACCGAAATCAAGAAGACGCTCATCCCGATTTCAATCTCGACGACTTCCTAAAGTCTGACACGTTCCCCGGTGTTCCTGGACTCTTAACT AATGGAGTTGGTTCCAATGGAGGAACTTGTTCACGATTCAGCCAGTGGTTCAAGAGGGAAAGTCCAGTACAACAAGTCGACAGTCGCAGAACTTCTATTCAAGATGATATACTGAACAATCTACTGAACGATATTACCGAGCCAAATATTCAGATCCCATCGGTAACTGAATCTAATACGTACTTCGCTCCCATCTCACCTGCCAATACAACTACGAATACCGCCACATCTACCACCGGTGTAAAGTTATTGGAAATGTTACAACGTGGTAATAAACCAAGTCAGAACGGCCAAGGAGATGCAACTAATAGTGTAGTACCGTTAATGAAGAATACAACTATTAAAGATATGG TTGGTGGGAAAGTTGTTCACAGTCTGGAGGATTTGGAAGCACGTATGCGAGGTGGTGCTCCTCCGCCTACATCTACAATGGATCAACCTCGTGTGAATAAGACTGAAGATCTCTCTGCTTTTAAGAAACTG CTTGCTCAAGTAACTGGAGGACAAGCTATACCAGCGGCAAATGGTCCTATTTCTCAAAAGCAACCAGTAACACTAATGCAA TTACTTAATTCGCAATTAAAAACCCAACCAATCACCTCTCAGCAATCAGTCCCGGAACCAGTTCACTCAACTTTTAATCATGTTGGTTCTCTCGGACCAACTCAGCATCAGCATCAGGCGCAAATGCAACACGAGAACTTGATGAAAGTGTTACAAATTCAGCAG CAACAaaaacagcaacagcagcaacaacaacattCTGACATGCTATCGATAATGATGGGCGGTCAACGAATACTGGGTGTTAGCCCTGTGCCATCGGAAATGCAGATGATGCTCAACAATGTTCCAACGAGTCAGGAACTTTTACAAAGGCCTGAAGCTCAAGCCATTATTCAAGGTCTTCAGCAAGGTGAAATAACTAGGCAGCACCTCATACAACAGTTGCAG AACCCAGCTATGCAACACCGCCATAGGGAAGTTTTAgtcaacattttaaaaatgtacggTGGCACTACTCCTCGTACTGTAAGTCCACATCCCACTGCTCCCACACCGCAAGACCACATCTTGCAACAGATGTTGTatcaacagcaacagcagaGAATTCCATCCCCCATGAATAATG CTTATTGTCCACCTTCGATAATATCTCCAAATTTGACCGCTAGTCCCAGCACATTAACAGTGCAGCATCCag tgaTGCAGCATAGAGTTCCCTCACCGCGGGAGATTGCTATGCATGCTCAGACCATAATGCAAAATACTCTAATTAAGAAAAAGTTGGAGGAGCAACGTGAGAATTACCGCAAGCGACAGGACCAACAGCAGCAGCATCAACAACatcaacagcagcaacaacagcaacagcaagCTCAACAGAGAGCCTCGAGTCCTGTTAACACATCGGCGAAGCAGACCATGAGCCCGACGCCGCTCGCTTTTACCCCGACATCGGTGTTACGTAAAATGACTGCTGATAAGGAACCCGAGG GTAATAGTAACGATCCATCGAAATTAGCAAGCCAGTCGCAAGCATCGCAAATGCAACATATGCAATCCGCTGTTCAGTTACTGACACAGATTTCCCGGCATAATGCGTTGCGGCCACAGTCTGTACAATCTACATGGTCAAACTCGAATATTAAACAACATTCAg GTCGACCAATAGTGAAAGGTGGTGGTAGTGCTAGTACCCAATTCCAGTACAGTGGAAACTCAGATTTTCAGCAACAACAACACAGAACGGTTTCGGGCGTTTATGGTAATCCTGTGCGTTCCAAGCATACAATGACTGCTAACATGCCCCATCACAATGTGTCGCAATACAGTATTGCTCAAAATTCAATGATAAATCAGAGGTCGAATACTATGAACAATCAAATGAAAGTACAGCAAGCCCAGTCACATCTTGCAAATATGCAACATCAACCACAACAGCAACCGCAACGGTCTCTTAACTCGCAAATGCAAACGGTTTTGAACCAAAACTACAATTCCAATCGTACAG ATGGACGAATAATGCGATcacaacaaataaatatgcCGGTAGGTCGACAAACGTCACCTGGATTAGGATATATTGGTACTAACGGTGGAGATCTTTCACCAACCTCGAATCAATTGGCGCGATGGTTCAGTCCAGAACTTCTTGCCCAAGCGCGAGCTGGTAAACTCCCGGAGCTTGTCCAGACAAATGTTTTGTCCTTGGAGGAATTAGAAAGACTTCAACATGCATCGACTACAGTGCATAACTAG
- the LOC144471337 gene encoding uncharacterized protein LOC144471337 isoform X3 translates to MSQESVTNDKQLPTPKDEGDEAIISMSVAGEVTDTSIMEVGRSRPQFQYSREELMAIKTLPLSKRRPDFLDISYNNSRGVWEPERWHSGRKRSDTPPKDERAGRGDQVAENHTKRRNGDPRERIRKEQDGIVLSPQRRSFNSGCFVNVICNQPSNRRPESPIGKTEVSHREPVRRIGSGRILTRDIWNFRPENEKLDPERTDFTFRSGATGGTNIRDREHRDTRDGKERETVRERDRERDNLRERDERNERYERRSFGRDYGDREKERDRDRGTERNDRNHQPDREKDRGRERRFSNDRRRTYSENRNDADEPEWFSSGPTSQHDTIELRGFEDIPEEKALTNSSNTKNKKQAPLQKKRGKKSSVEKDEKQTENSAGPKGRSTPTTMDQPMNVVAAPHSPISEQNESSSLNQKTNHESNESVITEPSCETTDNSNTTNRNQEDAHPDFNLDDFLKSDTFPGVPGLLTNGVGSNGGTCSRFSQWFKRESPVQQVDSRRTSIQDDILNNLLNDITEPNIQIPSVTESNTYFAPISPANTTTNTATSTTGVKLLEMLQRGNKPSQNGQGDATNSVVPLMKNTTIKDMVGGKVVHSLEDLEARMRGGAPPPTSTMDQPRVNKTEDLSAFKKLLAQVTGGQAIPAANGPISQKQPVTLMQLLNSQLKTQPITSQQSVPEPVHSTFNHVGSLGPTQHQHQAQMQHENLMKVLQIQQQQKQQQQQQQHSDMLSIMMGGQRILGVSPVPSEMQMMLNNVPTSQELLQRPEAQAIIQGLQQGEITRQHLIQQLQNPAMQHRHREVLVNILKMYGGTTPRTVSPHPTAPTPQDHILQQMLYQQQQQRIPSPMNNVMQHRVPSPREIAMHAQTIMQNTLIKKKLEEQRENYRKRQDQQQQHQQHQQQQQQQQQAQQRASSPVNTSAKQTMSPTPLAFTPTSVLRKMTADKEPEGNSNDPSKLASQSQASQMQHMQSAVQLLTQISRHNALRPQSVQSTWSNSNIKQHSGRPIVKGGGSASTQFQYSGNSDFQQQQHRTVSGVYGNPVRSKHTMTANMPHHNVSQYSIAQNSMINQRSNTMNNQMKVQQAQSHLANMQHQPQQQPQRSLNSQMQTVLNQNYNSNRTDGRIMRSQQINMPVGRQTSPGLGYIGTNGGDLSPTSNQLARWFSPELLAQARAGKLPELVQTNVLSLEELERLQHASTTVHN, encoded by the exons ATGTCTCAGGAGTCTGTGACAAATGACAAGCAACTGCCAACACCGAAAGATGAAG GAGATGAAGCAATTATATCAATGTCGGTGGCTGGGGAGGTAACCGACACTTCGATTATGGAAGTTGGCCGTTCAAGACCTCAATTTCAGTATTCCCGG GAGGAGTTAATGGCGATAAAGACATTGCCACTGTCAAAAAGGAGACCTGATTTCTTAGATATTTCATATAACAA TTCGCGCGGTGTATGGGAACCTGAACGTTGGCATTCAGGTAGAAAGCGAAGCGATACACCTCCGAAAGATGAAAGAGCTGGTCGTGGCGATCAGGTGGCTGAAAACCATACGAAACGTCGTAACGGAGATCCTCGTGAACGAATCCGTAAGGAACAGGATGGTATTGTTCTAAGTCCTCAGCGTAGAAGTTTCAATTCCGGTTGCTTTGTTAATGTGATATGTAATCAACCTTCCAACCGACGTCCCGAGAGTCCAATAGGAAAAACAGAG GTTAGCCATAGGGAGCCTGTTCGACGAATTGGAAGCGGTAGGATCTTGACTCGCGACATTTGGAACTTTCGGCCGGAAAACGAGAAGCTGGATCCCGAACGTACGGATTTCACATTTCGATCTGGAGCAACCGGAGGTACGAATATTCGTGACCGTGAACATAGAGACACTCGTGAtggaaaggaaagagagacTGTGAGGGAAAGGGATCGAGAACGCGATAATTTGCGTGAGCGAGACGAAAGAAACGAACGTTACGAGCGAAGATCTTTTGGCCGCGACTATGgggatagagaaaaagaacgcGATCGGGATAGAGGTACCGAGAGGAATGATCGTAATCATCAACCAGATAGGGAGAAAGACCGTGGACGAGAACGACGATTTAGTAACGACCGTAGAAGAACTTACAGCGAAAATCGTAACGATGCGGACGAGCCAGAATGGTTCAGTTCCGGGCCGACTTCTCAGCACGATACCATCGAGCTGAGAGGTTTTGAAGATATTCCTGAAGAGAAGGCACTAACTAACAGCAGCAACACGAAGAACAAAAAGCAGGCTCCGTTGCAAAAGAAACGCGGGAAAAAGAGTTCTGTGGAAAAGGATGAAAAGCAGACCGAGAATTCAGCAGGCCCTAAAGGGCGTAGCACACCGACCACGATGGATCAACCTATGAACGTTGTAGCTGCACCGCATTCTCCCATTTCGGAACAGAATGAATCATCTTCGCTTAATCAGAAAACGAATCATGAATCTAATGAAAGCGTCATCACCGAGCCAAGCTGCGAAACGACCGATAATTCGAATACTACCAACCGAAATCAAGAAGACGCTCATCCCGATTTCAATCTCGACGACTTCCTAAAGTCTGACACGTTCCCCGGTGTTCCTGGACTCTTAACT AATGGAGTTGGTTCCAATGGAGGAACTTGTTCACGATTCAGCCAGTGGTTCAAGAGGGAAAGTCCAGTACAACAAGTCGACAGTCGCAGAACTTCTATTCAAGATGATATACTGAACAATCTACTGAACGATATTACCGAGCCAAATATTCAGATCCCATCGGTAACTGAATCTAATACGTACTTCGCTCCCATCTCACCTGCCAATACAACTACGAATACCGCCACATCTACCACCGGTGTAAAGTTATTGGAAATGTTACAACGTGGTAATAAACCAAGTCAGAACGGCCAAGGAGATGCAACTAATAGTGTAGTACCGTTAATGAAGAATACAACTATTAAAGATATGG TTGGTGGGAAAGTTGTTCACAGTCTGGAGGATTTGGAAGCACGTATGCGAGGTGGTGCTCCTCCGCCTACATCTACAATGGATCAACCTCGTGTGAATAAGACTGAAGATCTCTCTGCTTTTAAGAAACTG CTTGCTCAAGTAACTGGAGGACAAGCTATACCAGCGGCAAATGGTCCTATTTCTCAAAAGCAACCAGTAACACTAATGCAA TTACTTAATTCGCAATTAAAAACCCAACCAATCACCTCTCAGCAATCAGTCCCGGAACCAGTTCACTCAACTTTTAATCATGTTGGTTCTCTCGGACCAACTCAGCATCAGCATCAGGCGCAAATGCAACACGAGAACTTGATGAAAGTGTTACAAATTCAGCAG CAACAaaaacagcaacagcagcaacaacaacattCTGACATGCTATCGATAATGATGGGCGGTCAACGAATACTGGGTGTTAGCCCTGTGCCATCGGAAATGCAGATGATGCTCAACAATGTTCCAACGAGTCAGGAACTTTTACAAAGGCCTGAAGCTCAAGCCATTATTCAAGGTCTTCAGCAAGGTGAAATAACTAGGCAGCACCTCATACAACAGTTGCAG AACCCAGCTATGCAACACCGCCATAGGGAAGTTTTAgtcaacattttaaaaatgtacggTGGCACTACTCCTCGTACTGTAAGTCCACATCCCACTGCTCCCACACCGCAAGACCACATCTTGCAACAGATGTTGTatcaacagcaacagcagaGAATTCCATCCCCCATGAATAATG tgaTGCAGCATAGAGTTCCCTCACCGCGGGAGATTGCTATGCATGCTCAGACCATAATGCAAAATACTCTAATTAAGAAAAAGTTGGAGGAGCAACGTGAGAATTACCGCAAGCGACAGGACCAACAGCAGCAGCATCAACAACatcaacagcagcaacaacagcaacagcaagCTCAACAGAGAGCCTCGAGTCCTGTTAACACATCGGCGAAGCAGACCATGAGCCCGACGCCGCTCGCTTTTACCCCGACATCGGTGTTACGTAAAATGACTGCTGATAAGGAACCCGAGG GTAATAGTAACGATCCATCGAAATTAGCAAGCCAGTCGCAAGCATCGCAAATGCAACATATGCAATCCGCTGTTCAGTTACTGACACAGATTTCCCGGCATAATGCGTTGCGGCCACAGTCTGTACAATCTACATGGTCAAACTCGAATATTAAACAACATTCAg GTCGACCAATAGTGAAAGGTGGTGGTAGTGCTAGTACCCAATTCCAGTACAGTGGAAACTCAGATTTTCAGCAACAACAACACAGAACGGTTTCGGGCGTTTATGGTAATCCTGTGCGTTCCAAGCATACAATGACTGCTAACATGCCCCATCACAATGTGTCGCAATACAGTATTGCTCAAAATTCAATGATAAATCAGAGGTCGAATACTATGAACAATCAAATGAAAGTACAGCAAGCCCAGTCACATCTTGCAAATATGCAACATCAACCACAACAGCAACCGCAACGGTCTCTTAACTCGCAAATGCAAACGGTTTTGAACCAAAACTACAATTCCAATCGTACAG ATGGACGAATAATGCGATcacaacaaataaatatgcCGGTAGGTCGACAAACGTCACCTGGATTAGGATATATTGGTACTAACGGTGGAGATCTTTCACCAACCTCGAATCAATTGGCGCGATGGTTCAGTCCAGAACTTCTTGCCCAAGCGCGAGCTGGTAAACTCCCGGAGCTTGTCCAGACAAATGTTTTGTCCTTGGAGGAATTAGAAAGACTTCAACATGCATCGACTACAGTGCATAACTAG